One stretch of Shewanella sp. Arc9-LZ DNA includes these proteins:
- a CDS encoding MSHA biogenesis protein MshK — MAYASSLMMLLMSAANAQTLRDPTLPGQGFVAVQAKADNQSLVLNSIVNGQNTYAVINNIILSVGDAISGSGLRVSKINKDYVTLSDGRKLQLFQSITER; from the coding sequence ATGGCGTATGCATCCAGCCTAATGATGCTATTAATGTCGGCTGCTAACGCGCAAACATTACGTGATCCAACTTTACCAGGGCAGGGCTTTGTTGCTGTGCAGGCCAAAGCTGATAATCAATCTTTGGTGTTAAACAGTATTGTTAACGGCCAGAATACTTATGCGGTTATTAATAATATTATTCTTTCGGTAGGTGATGCTATTAGCGGTAGTGGATTACGAGTATCAAAGATTAACAAGGACTATGTTACCTTATCAGATGGAAGAAAACTTCAACTATTTCAGTCG
- a CDS encoding fimbrial assembly protein produces the protein MIKTSVNLYTTDLLPKKQRLTFARMMLALAFFTGGCAVLYVVGLWHTDELQKLNQQASSTKSRLTDQKTQLEQQIALRKPNADLVAKVELEQQRLDLKKLLKDELSQRKTMISQGYSPMLTDLAAVADSNVWLSHITIEQQNTSAQRIEFEGYGRNPQSIPLWIDKLKTTSTLKGYAFSAMTMDRGEAQPLAFKLISQPVAKEFAQ, from the coding sequence GTGATAAAAACCAGTGTTAATTTATATACCACAGATTTGTTGCCGAAAAAGCAAAGGCTAACCTTTGCGAGAATGATGTTGGCATTGGCTTTTTTCACCGGAGGTTGCGCTGTACTTTATGTTGTAGGGCTGTGGCATACCGATGAATTGCAAAAGTTAAATCAACAGGCAAGCAGCACAAAAAGTCGATTAACTGACCAAAAGACACAACTAGAACAACAAATTGCTTTACGTAAACCTAATGCCGATTTGGTAGCAAAGGTTGAACTTGAGCAACAACGTTTAGATCTTAAAAAACTACTAAAAGATGAACTAAGTCAGCGCAAGACCATGATAAGCCAAGGTTACTCGCCAATGTTGACCGACTTGGCTGCTGTGGCTGATAGCAATGTGTGGTTGAGTCATATTACTATTGAGCAACAAAACACTAGCGCTCAGCGAATTGAGTTTGAAGGTTATGGTCGTAATCCTCAAAGTATTCCACTGTGGATAGATAAATTAAAAACCACTTCAACGTTAAAGGGTTATGCATTTTCAGCGATGACAATGGATCGCGGTGAAGCACAGCCGTTGGCGTTTAAATTGATAAGCCAGCCCGTTGCTAAGGAGTTTGCACAATGA
- a CDS encoding biogenesis protein MshI yields MDNGFLSKLAFWQTSQLMGNVGVFIAGNSLWVCKPQQGQSAPVISQFLVQKNNWSQAFEALKSQFGRVRVQLVLSQQYYQLLQVEKPNVEPSEVTQALIWSVKDMVSEPVTNIHLDYFESSFIASSKVNVVVSSRQFLMQLASACDANGLDIVGISIEELALSHVLAHDNMAHMLVAHLPQQELLLLVVKAGEVLMQRRVRGFNHLDKATLEELKQGLADNLSLEIQRSMDYFESQLRQAPVGSISILVEGDSSSLANLVSANFNQKVVAVTHDGVSNLLAQLALQELARGEV; encoded by the coding sequence ATGGACAATGGTTTTTTGAGTAAACTAGCCTTTTGGCAGACATCGCAATTGATGGGTAATGTAGGTGTATTTATCGCCGGAAATTCCCTGTGGGTATGTAAGCCACAGCAAGGTCAATCAGCGCCTGTTATCAGCCAGTTTTTAGTACAAAAAAACAATTGGTCTCAAGCCTTTGAAGCATTAAAGAGTCAGTTTGGCCGAGTTCGGGTGCAATTAGTGCTGTCGCAGCAGTATTATCAATTATTACAAGTTGAAAAACCCAATGTTGAGCCTAGTGAAGTGACTCAAGCGTTGATTTGGTCTGTTAAAGACATGGTGTCCGAGCCCGTTACGAATATTCATCTAGATTATTTCGAATCCAGTTTTATTGCCAGTTCAAAAGTGAATGTGGTGGTCAGTAGTCGTCAATTTTTAATGCAATTGGCCAGTGCTTGTGATGCCAATGGATTAGATATTGTTGGGATCAGTATTGAAGAATTGGCATTAAGCCATGTCTTAGCACACGATAATATGGCACATATGTTAGTCGCTCACTTGCCGCAGCAAGAATTGTTGTTGTTAGTTGTTAAAGCGGGTGAAGTGTTAATGCAGCGTCGCGTTAGAGGATTTAACCACCTGGATAAAGCGACTTTAGAAGAATTAAAGCAAGGCTTAGCCGATAACCTCAGTTTAGAAATCCAACGTTCTATGGATTATTTTGAAAGCCAATTACGTCAAGCTCCAGTTGGGTCAATTAGTATTTTGGTTGAAGGTGATAGTTCATCATTGGCCAATCTCGTTAGTGCTAACTTTAATCAAAAAGTGGTCGCGGTTACTCACGATGGCGTATCGAATTTACTCGCGCAGTTAGCGTTGCAAGAATTAGCTCGAGGTGAAGTGTGA
- a CDS encoding malic enzyme-like NAD(P)-binding protein translates to MSDIRQQALDYHEFPVPGKTAVCLTKPAQSSHDLALAYSPGVAEPVREIASNPENAYRYTNKGNSVAVITNGTAILGLGNLGPLASKPVMEGKSLLFKRFANIDSIDIEVKHRTTEDFINTVESIADTFGGINLEDIKAPECFEIEQELIKRCNIPVFHDDQHGTAIVTAAGMLNALEIQGKKIDDAIFVCLGAGAAAIACMTMIVKCGALRENVYMLDRQGVIHTRREDLNEYKALFANNTDKRTLQDVIKDADVFLGLSGANLLAADDIALMAPNPVIFACSNPDPEIKPELAHNIRKDLIMGTGRSDYPNQVNNVLCFPFIFRGALDVRAAVINDEMKLAAVYAIANLAKEPVPAEVLAAYPNVSSLSFGSQYVLPKPMDPRLLPLVARAVSQAAIDSGVAKITTLPTEYKV, encoded by the coding sequence ATGTCAGATATTCGTCAACAAGCTCTCGATTATCATGAATTCCCAGTACCAGGTAAAACCGCTGTTTGCCTGACAAAACCGGCTCAATCAAGCCACGATCTAGCGTTGGCCTATAGTCCTGGTGTGGCAGAGCCTGTTAGAGAGATCGCTTCTAATCCTGAAAATGCCTATCGGTATACCAATAAAGGCAATTCGGTTGCGGTTATTACCAACGGGACCGCTATTTTAGGTTTAGGCAATTTAGGACCATTAGCGTCAAAACCGGTTATGGAAGGCAAATCACTTCTGTTTAAACGTTTTGCGAATATTGATTCGATTGATATTGAAGTGAAACACCGCACAACTGAAGACTTTATTAATACTGTCGAATCGATTGCTGATACCTTTGGCGGGATTAATTTAGAAGATATTAAGGCGCCTGAATGTTTTGAAATTGAACAAGAACTGATTAAGCGATGCAATATTCCGGTATTTCATGACGATCAACACGGCACTGCTATTGTTACTGCAGCAGGCATGTTGAATGCTCTGGAAATTCAAGGTAAAAAAATTGATGATGCAATATTTGTTTGTTTAGGTGCCGGTGCTGCTGCGATTGCGTGTATGACTATGATCGTTAAATGTGGCGCATTGCGTGAAAATGTTTATATGCTAGACAGGCAAGGGGTGATTCATACGCGCCGTGAAGATCTCAATGAATATAAAGCGTTATTTGCCAACAATACCGATAAACGCACCCTACAAGATGTGATTAAAGATGCCGATGTATTTTTAGGGTTGTCGGGTGCAAATTTATTGGCTGCCGATGATATTGCGTTAATGGCACCTAACCCGGTGATCTTTGCCTGTTCAAATCCTGATCCTGAAATTAAGCCTGAATTAGCTCATAATATCCGTAAAGACTTAATTATGGGTACTGGTCGTAGTGACTATCCAAATCAAGTGAACAATGTATTGTGCTTCCCGTTTATTTTTCGAGGCGCACTCGATGTTCGCGCGGCGGTCATTAACGACGAAATGAAGCTGGCTGCTGTATATGCTATTGCTAACCTCGCTAAAGAGCCTGTGCCAGCCGAGGTGTTAGCGGCTTATCCTAACGTGTCATCATTGAGTTTTGGTTCGCAATATGTGTTGCCTAAACCTATGGACCCAAGATTACTGCCGCTGGTAGCTCGCGCAGTATCGCAAGCGGCAATCGATTCTGGGGTGGCAAAAATCACCACATTACCGACTGAATACAAAGTGTAG
- a CDS encoding MSHA biogenesis protein MshJ produces the protein MKQQWLVWSSKFNELSPRERILITLALFVVIGMLLFMPLESLWKQQQSVQNQLKGLEQENSISLQQVALYEERLQLDPNQDYQQRLQLITEQMQLIDADLSNQMVDMVPADYMPTVLANLLGNVKGVSLMSFASIAPKALLQVGDGSKVNLYSHGIKLTLQGDYFSILAFIKAVESMPDKLYWKRLDYRVESHPDALVELELYTLSVNKDFISVAKQD, from the coding sequence ATGAAGCAACAATGGCTGGTGTGGTCGTCAAAATTTAATGAGCTAAGTCCACGAGAGCGGATATTGATTACGTTAGCCTTATTCGTTGTCATTGGGATGTTGCTGTTTATGCCATTAGAGTCATTGTGGAAGCAACAGCAAAGTGTTCAGAATCAGCTAAAGGGACTCGAACAAGAAAATTCGATTTCATTACAACAAGTGGCGCTTTATGAAGAGCGTTTACAGCTCGATCCCAATCAAGATTATCAACAACGATTACAGTTGATTACTGAGCAAATGCAATTGATTGATGCTGACCTCAGCAACCAAATGGTTGATATGGTTCCCGCGGATTATATGCCGACAGTATTAGCCAACTTGCTGGGTAATGTGAAAGGCGTCTCGCTCATGTCGTTTGCCTCTATTGCGCCCAAAGCCTTATTGCAAGTGGGTGATGGTAGTAAAGTTAATCTTTACAGCCATGGTATTAAGTTGACGTTACAAGGCGATTACTTTTCTATTTTAGCGTTTATTAAAGCGGTGGAAAGTATGCCCGATAAATTGTATTGGAAGCGTTTAGATTACCGTGTTGAATCTCATCCCGATGCGTTAGTTGAATTAGAACTTTACACACTTAGTGTGAATAAGGACTTTATCAGTGTTGCGAAACAAGATTAA
- the rpmE gene encoding 50S ribosomal protein L31, with protein MKTGIHPNYAEITATCTCGNIIKVNSTAGKNLHLDVCGACHPFYTGTQKVVDTGGRIDKFNKRFGMLGKK; from the coding sequence ATGAAAACAGGTATTCACCCAAATTACGCTGAAATTACTGCAACTTGTACTTGTGGTAACATCATCAAAGTGAACTCAACTGCAGGTAAAAACCTACACTTGGACGTATGTGGTGCATGTCACCCATTCTACACTGGTACTCAGAAAGTTGTTGATACTGGTGGTCGTATTGACAAGTTCAACAAGCGTTTTGGTATGCTTGGTAAAAAGTAA
- the csrD gene encoding RNase E specificity factor CsrD codes for MKLTKILTKKLTSFWLLSLAAVAFVFLLCAVMGFTQLTYTFQQQKVAELETMLADDYQQHGSRQFSTWLPPLLTAYKAVEFSLSQDNQLVYQFHRDQADIVKSSLTLYKSELSHGQLSMTLIMPPPFSLHDLGWHELIILVIGFISIGIFVRFGYGWYSRELDGIEQLAQRSKLILEGHLKQAADMPTNGKPRMINRAISKLLAELDDAHKERGRLDQFIRKDTFLDKQTQIGNPIFFQNRLDGLSHNQKMVAHGVLMLIEFDDVDLVEDQYGESGVKAMLSLTTEAITAALVQYEDSIFARRSYSQLVIIVPQLSLAEADQLAQRILKTCLALPFYGIGNPDNFLHLGCAFFNAGDLQVQLIEEAEMALRAAQLQRVNNWFMYDKGALDEEIAKGSVRWRSFIENALVSKRFFILQQAIIDSDNQIMHYEIFSRARDLKGNDVRATLFIPMANKCGLMPQVERQVLEQVLFRLMSDNESTYSINLSLDSLTSRAFVRWLQSTLLEHRPLAARLIFEVSEDIIVKNQKNTLVVKTLDMLRKMGAKLAVDNVGQSVVGTHYIQEYHFDLVKLHRSIVRRVDQRSENQLFIRSLIGGLYRAEVKVIAEGVECLEEWQTLKILGVSAAQGDFLGQRSEV; via the coding sequence ATGAAACTCACCAAGATCCTTACTAAAAAATTAACCAGTTTTTGGCTGCTTTCATTAGCTGCGGTGGCTTTTGTATTTTTACTGTGTGCGGTGATGGGCTTTACCCAATTGACCTACACTTTTCAGCAACAAAAAGTCGCTGAGTTAGAAACCATGTTAGCCGACGATTATCAACAACACGGTAGTCGTCAATTTTCTACCTGGTTACCCCCTCTATTGACCGCTTACAAAGCGGTTGAATTCTCTCTGTCGCAAGACAACCAATTAGTTTATCAATTTCATCGTGATCAAGCCGATATCGTTAAAAGTAGTTTAACGCTCTATAAGAGCGAATTAAGCCATGGCCAATTATCCATGACATTAATTATGCCGCCGCCATTTTCTTTACATGATCTTGGCTGGCACGAGCTTATTATTCTGGTTATTGGTTTTATCAGCATCGGAATTTTTGTCCGTTTTGGTTATGGATGGTACTCCAGAGAGCTAGATGGCATTGAACAACTTGCTCAACGAAGCAAACTCATTTTAGAAGGACATTTAAAGCAAGCTGCCGATATGCCGACAAATGGCAAACCACGGATGATCAATCGTGCGATCAGCAAATTGCTGGCCGAGTTGGATGATGCTCATAAAGAACGTGGCCGCTTAGATCAATTTATTCGTAAAGACACTTTTCTTGATAAACAAACTCAGATTGGCAACCCGATATTCTTTCAAAATCGTCTCGACGGATTAAGCCATAATCAGAAAATGGTTGCTCATGGTGTATTAATGTTAATTGAGTTTGATGATGTTGACTTAGTGGAAGACCAATACGGTGAAAGCGGCGTTAAGGCAATGCTGTCATTAACAACGGAAGCCATTACAGCCGCACTCGTTCAATACGAGGACAGTATTTTTGCTCGCCGCAGTTACTCACAATTAGTCATCATAGTGCCACAATTATCACTGGCAGAAGCCGACCAGTTAGCGCAACGAATACTCAAAACCTGCCTTGCATTACCTTTTTATGGCATTGGTAATCCCGATAACTTTTTACACTTAGGCTGTGCTTTTTTTAACGCTGGCGATTTACAAGTTCAGCTTATTGAAGAAGCCGAAATGGCACTTCGAGCTGCGCAACTGCAACGTGTTAATAACTGGTTTATGTACGATAAAGGCGCGTTAGATGAGGAAATCGCTAAAGGGTCTGTGCGTTGGCGTAGTTTTATTGAAAATGCATTGGTGTCCAAACGATTTTTTATCTTACAGCAAGCTATTATTGATAGTGATAATCAAATTATGCACTATGAAATATTCAGCCGCGCCCGTGATTTAAAAGGTAATGATGTTCGCGCGACATTGTTTATTCCCATGGCTAACAAGTGTGGATTAATGCCACAGGTTGAGAGGCAAGTGCTGGAACAAGTGCTCTTCAGGTTAATGTCTGATAATGAGTCAACTTACAGCATTAACTTAAGCCTTGATAGTTTGACCAGTAGGGCATTTGTTCGTTGGTTACAATCTACATTATTAGAGCATCGTCCTTTAGCTGCGCGACTTATTTTTGAAGTTTCTGAAGATATTATTGTCAAAAATCAGAAAAATACTTTGGTAGTTAAAACTCTCGATATGTTGAGAAAAATGGGTGCAAAATTGGCGGTAGATAATGTTGGTCAATCAGTTGTGGGTACTCATTATATCCAGGAATATCACTTTGATTTAGTGAAATTACATCGGTCTATCGTGCGCCGAGTAGATCAACGCTCAGAAAATCAATTATTTATACGTAGTCTCATTGGTGGCCTTTATAGAGCCGAAGTGAAAGTGATTGCCGAGGGCGTTGAATGTTTAGAAGAATGGCAAACGTTAAAAATTCTTGGTGTGAGTGCAGCCCAAGGCGATTTTTTGGGGCAAAGATCTGAAGTTTAA